One region of Streptomyces leeuwenhoekii genomic DNA includes:
- a CDS encoding multifunctional oxoglutarate decarboxylase/oxoglutarate dehydrogenase thiamine pyrophosphate-binding subunit/dihydrolipoyllysine-residue succinyltransferase subunit translates to MSPQSPSNSSSPTTDTDRAGKNPAAAFGANEWLVDEIYQQYLQDPNSVDRAWWDFFADYKPGAAAAQASSGAAATGAAETTSTARPAAQAPQAPAPAAQAPAPAAQAPAPAAPEKPAAAAKPAAAAAKPAAAPQPKAAPAKAPAEGPELVTLRGPAAAVAKNMDASLEMPTATSVRAVPVKLLFDNRIVINNHLKRARGGKISFTHIIGYAMVQAIKAMPSMNWSYGLKDGKPTLIKPEHVNLGLAIDLVKPNGDRQLVVAAIKKAETLNFFEFWQAYEDIVRRAREGKLTMDDFTGVTVSLTNPGGLGTVHSVPRLMPGQSVIMGVGSMDYPAEFQGTSQDTLNKLGISKVMTLTSTYDHRVIQGAASGEFLRVVANLLLGENGFYDDIFEALRIPYEPVRWLKDIDASHDDDVTKAARVFELIHSYRVRGHVMADTDPLEYQQRKHPDLDITEHGLTLWDLEREFAVGGFAGKSMMKLRDILGVLRDSYCRTTGIEFMHIQDPKQRKWIQDRVERPHAKPEREEQLRILRRLNAAEAFETFLQTKYVGQKRFSLEGGESVIPLLDAVLDSAAESRLDEVVVGMAHRGRLNVLANIVGKSYAQIFREFEGNLDPKSMHGSGDVKYHLGAEGTFTGLDGEQIKVSLVANPSHLEAVDPVLEGVARAKQDIINKGGTDFTVLPVAIHGDAAFAGQGVVAETLNMSQLRGYRTGGTVHIVINNQVGFTAAPESSRSSMYATDVARMIEAPIFHVNGDDPEACVRVARLAFEFRQAFNKDVVIDLICYRRRGHNESDNPAFTQPLMYDLIDKKRSVRKLYTESLIGRGDITLEEAEQALQDYQGQLEKVFTEVREATSQPSAVEPSDPQAEFPVAVNTAVTTETVKRIAESQVNIPDHITVHPRLLPQLQRRATMVEDGTIDWGMGETLAFGSLLLEGVPVRLAGQDSQRGTFGQRHAVIIDRNTGEEYTPLQYLSEEQARLNVYNSLLSEYAAMGFEYGYSLARPDALVLWEAQFGDFVNGAQTVVDEFISSAEQKWGQTSGVVLLLPHGYEGQGPDHSSARPERFLQLCAQNNMTVAMPTSPSNYFHLLRWQVHNPHHKPLVVFTPKSMLRLKAAASKAEEFTTGQFRPVIGDASVDAAAVKKVVFCSGKVYYDLDAERKKRGVTDTAIIRIERLYPLPGTELQAEIAKYPNAEKYLWAQEEPANQGAWPFIALNLIDHLDLAVGADVPHGERLRRISRPHSSSPAVGSAKRHQAEQEQLVREVFEA, encoded by the coding sequence GTGTCGCCACAGTCCCCCAGTAACTCGAGCTCCCCCACGACCGACACCGACCGGGCGGGCAAGAACCCCGCCGCCGCGTTCGGTGCCAACGAGTGGCTCGTCGACGAGATCTATCAGCAGTACCTCCAGGACCCGAACTCCGTGGACCGAGCCTGGTGGGACTTCTTCGCCGACTACAAGCCGGGGGCGGCCGCCGCCCAGGCTTCGTCGGGTGCTGCGGCCACGGGGGCCGCAGAGACCACCAGCACGGCCCGGCCCGCCGCCCAGGCCCCCCAGGCCCCGGCGCCGGCTGCCCAGGCCCCGGCTCCAGCCGCACAGGCCCCGGCTCCGGCCGCCCCGGAGAAGCCCGCCGCGGCCGCCAAGCCCGCCGCCGCGGCCGCGAAGCCCGCGGCCGCGCCGCAGCCTAAGGCCGCGCCCGCCAAGGCGCCCGCCGAGGGTCCCGAGCTGGTGACCCTGCGCGGTCCCGCGGCGGCCGTCGCCAAGAACATGGACGCCTCGCTGGAGATGCCGACGGCCACCTCGGTCCGCGCCGTCCCGGTGAAGCTGCTGTTCGACAACCGCATCGTCATCAACAACCACCTCAAGCGCGCCCGCGGCGGGAAGATCTCCTTCACGCACATCATCGGGTACGCGATGGTGCAGGCCATCAAGGCCATGCCGTCCATGAACTGGTCGTACGGCCTCAAGGACGGCAAGCCGACCCTGATCAAGCCGGAGCACGTCAACCTCGGTCTCGCCATCGACCTGGTCAAGCCCAACGGCGACCGCCAGCTCGTCGTCGCGGCGATCAAGAAGGCCGAGACGCTGAACTTCTTCGAGTTCTGGCAGGCCTACGAGGACATCGTCCGCCGCGCCCGCGAGGGCAAGCTCACGATGGACGACTTCACCGGTGTGACGGTCTCCCTGACCAACCCCGGCGGCCTCGGCACCGTCCACTCCGTCCCGCGCCTGATGCCCGGCCAGTCGGTGATCATGGGCGTCGGCTCGATGGACTACCCGGCCGAGTTCCAGGGCACCAGCCAGGACACGCTCAACAAGCTGGGCATCTCCAAGGTCATGACCCTGACGTCGACCTACGACCACCGGGTCATCCAGGGCGCCGCCTCCGGCGAGTTCCTGCGCGTCGTCGCCAACCTGCTGCTCGGCGAGAACGGCTTCTACGACGACATCTTCGAGGCGCTGCGCATCCCCTACGAGCCGGTCCGCTGGCTCAAGGACATCGACGCCAGCCACGACGACGACGTCACCAAGGCCGCCCGCGTCTTCGAGCTGATCCACTCCTACCGGGTCCGCGGCCACGTCATGGCCGACACCGACCCGCTGGAGTACCAGCAGCGCAAGCACCCCGACCTGGACATCACCGAGCACGGGCTCACCCTGTGGGACCTGGAGCGCGAGTTCGCCGTCGGCGGCTTCGCCGGCAAGTCGATGATGAAGCTGCGCGACATCCTCGGCGTGCTGCGCGACTCGTACTGCCGCACCACCGGCATCGAGTTCATGCACATCCAGGACCCCAAGCAGCGCAAGTGGATCCAGGACCGCGTGGAGCGCCCGCACGCCAAGCCCGAGCGCGAGGAGCAGCTCCGCATCCTGCGCCGGCTGAACGCGGCGGAGGCGTTCGAGACCTTCCTGCAGACGAAGTACGTCGGCCAGAAGCGCTTCTCGCTGGAGGGCGGCGAGTCCGTCATCCCGCTGCTGGACGCGGTGCTGGACTCGGCGGCCGAGTCCCGCCTGGACGAGGTCGTCGTCGGCATGGCCCACCGCGGCCGGCTGAACGTGCTCGCCAACATCGTCGGCAAGTCCTACGCGCAGATCTTCCGCGAGTTCGAGGGCAACCTCGACCCGAAGTCGATGCACGGCTCCGGCGACGTGAAGTACCACCTGGGCGCCGAAGGCACCTTCACCGGCCTGGACGGCGAGCAGATCAAGGTCTCCCTGGTCGCGAACCCCTCCCACCTGGAGGCCGTCGACCCGGTCCTGGAGGGCGTCGCCCGCGCCAAGCAGGACATCATCAACAAGGGCGGCACGGACTTCACCGTCCTGCCGGTGGCGATCCACGGCGACGCGGCCTTCGCGGGCCAGGGCGTGGTGGCCGAGACCCTGAACATGTCGCAGCTCCGCGGCTACCGCACCGGCGGCACGGTCCACATCGTCATCAACAACCAGGTCGGCTTCACCGCGGCCCCGGAGTCCTCGCGCTCCTCCATGTACGCCACCGACGTGGCGCGCATGATCGAGGCGCCGATCTTCCACGTCAACGGCGACGACCCGGAGGCGTGCGTCCGCGTGGCGCGGCTGGCCTTCGAGTTCCGCCAGGCGTTCAACAAGGACGTGGTGATCGACCTCATCTGCTACCGCCGCCGCGGTCACAACGAGTCGGACAACCCGGCCTTCACCCAGCCGCTGATGTACGACCTGATCGACAAGAAGCGCTCGGTGCGCAAGCTGTACACCGAGTCCCTCATCGGTCGCGGCGACATCACCCTGGAAGAGGCCGAGCAGGCCCTTCAGGACTACCAGGGCCAGCTCGAGAAGGTCTTCACCGAGGTCCGCGAGGCCACCTCGCAGCCCTCCGCCGTGGAGCCCTCCGACCCGCAGGCCGAGTTCCCGGTCGCCGTGAACACCGCGGTGACCACGGAGACCGTCAAGCGGATCGCCGAGTCCCAGGTCAACATCCCCGACCACATCACGGTCCACCCGCGCCTGCTGCCGCAGCTCCAGCGCCGGGCGACGATGGTCGAGGACGGCACGATCGACTGGGGCATGGGCGAGACCCTCGCCTTCGGCTCCCTGCTGCTGGAGGGCGTCCCGGTCCGCCTGGCGGGTCAGGACTCCCAGCGCGGCACCTTCGGCCAGCGCCACGCGGTCATCATCGACCGCAACACCGGCGAGGAGTACACGCCGCTGCAGTACCTCTCCGAGGAGCAGGCGCGGCTGAACGTGTACAACTCGCTGCTGTCGGAGTACGCGGCGATGGGCTTCGAGTACGGCTACTCGCTGGCCCGCCCGGACGCGCTGGTGCTGTGGGAGGCCCAGTTCGGCGACTTCGTCAACGGCGCGCAGACGGTCGTGGACGAGTTCATCTCCTCCGCGGAGCAGAAGTGGGGCCAGACCTCCGGCGTCGTCCTGCTCCTCCCCCACGGCTACGAGGGCCAGGGCCCGGACCACTCCTCGGCCCGCCCGGAGCGCTTCCTCCAGCTCTGCGCCCAGAACAACATGACGGTCGCCATGCCGACCTCGCCGTCGAACTACTTCCACCTCCTGCGGTGGCAGGTGCACAACCCGCACCACAAGCCGCTGGTCGTCTTCACCCCGAAGTCGATGCTGCGCCTGAAGGCGGCGGCCTCGAAGGCGGAGGAGTTCACCACCGGCCAGTTCCGCCCGGTCATCGGCGACGCCTCCGTCGACGCGGCCGCGGTCAAGAAGGTCGTCTTCTGCTCCGGCAAGGTCTACTACGACCTCGACGCCGAGCGGAAGAAGCGCGGTGTGACGGACACGGCGATCATCCGCATCGAGCGCCTGTACCCGCTGCCGGGTACCGAGCTCCAGGCGGAGATCGCCAAGTACCCGAACGCCGAGAAGTACCTGTGGGCCCAGGAGGAGCCGGCGAACCAGGGTGCCTGGCCGTTCATCGCGCTCAACCTGATCGACCACCTGGACCTGGCCGTCGGCGCCGATGTCCCGCACGGTGAGCGCCTGCGCCGCATCTCGCGTCCGCACAGCTCGTCCCCGGCCGTCGGTTCCGCGAAGCGGCACCAGGCCGAGCAGGAGCAGCTCGTGCGTGAGGTGTTCGAGGCGTAA
- the fxsT gene encoding FxSxx-COOH system tetratricopeptide repeat protein, with translation MSGARKPVEPTERGTARQTVTIHYAGFNRAWAAWVGDRLERRGVRVVHLRWESPAEVPLVDLLRDLRLAEGRILIIVSEWYFQLGPRTHEEWNEALREVVAPDPSRFAAVSVTTATVPSAAAVLAPVDLTNMGAEEAERRLLDRLDLSSAPLVPTASQERRGPRFPASMPDVWGAVPRRNTRFTGREPLFNEAYSTLQRADPGAGVVTFHGMSGVGKTQLAAEYAHRFGSEYDVVWWVNAEKRVTYRRQLAELAPKLGLQTGQEYGERLRAVRDALRRGDPYSRWLLVLDGADEPDQIWDLVPTGPGHVIITSRNPEWGEHNSRLLEVPVYARDESVAFIRRRAPRLTEPDADQLAEALEDLPLLLDQTAGWLNDSDLSVREYIALLEGGIDSDVVKVSADFPLAFQTAWSILLNKLRETVPASVDLLRLCTFFAPGFIPVRLLKEMPADELPEQLAGLLNDPLLWNKAVNQLRTYSVVRLESHEASVDESVSGGESLYLHRMVHQIVHKDMPDSDRREFVEVVRSALAAADPRRPTDPDLWPGYAEIVPHLKYADVLKSTDRQVQRLVFNCLRYMYFSGEYRAGIKLGERALESWRSLLGETHPRIWELIYHYTNLLRAVGDYARTEALSRTAVDYLREERGPHDLEHLRAAAGLAGDLRGLGRYEEALELSQWVLAAYRELLGDQDSRTLNAQNNLAVSLRLLGRYEETLEVERQTMEARRQLLRPRHPWALSSEIAYAVDLRLLGRYAEAESIQRKNVRENRIVMGRDNPQTLRAEHNLAVCRYRLGDRDRTRDHADEREEPGPLLSSVLERGERVLGETHPLTLIFATSQSCYAREHGDIDQARELSEAIVARYEVMLAAGHPFIAGARANQALILRNVGEREHSHALIEQALSEMTEAVGRDHPWTLGCALNASALRNLVGDVEGAADLTRDTAARAIESLGRTHPLTLSARIAHAADLRALRDRRQAEKVEQEALSDFDATLGNRHPHTVSARARTRPHWDFEPQIT, from the coding sequence ATGTCTGGAGCTCGTAAGCCGGTCGAGCCGACCGAGAGAGGGACCGCCAGGCAGACGGTCACGATCCACTACGCCGGCTTCAACCGGGCATGGGCGGCCTGGGTGGGGGACCGGCTGGAGCGGCGCGGAGTACGCGTGGTGCACCTGCGGTGGGAGTCCCCGGCCGAGGTCCCCCTGGTGGACCTGCTGCGCGACCTGCGACTCGCCGAGGGCCGCATCCTCATCATCGTCAGCGAGTGGTACTTCCAGCTCGGGCCCCGCACCCACGAGGAGTGGAACGAGGCGCTGCGCGAGGTCGTCGCCCCCGACCCGTCCCGGTTCGCCGCCGTGTCGGTCACCACGGCGACCGTGCCGTCCGCCGCCGCGGTCCTCGCCCCCGTCGACCTGACCAACATGGGCGCCGAGGAAGCCGAACGGCGGCTGCTGGACCGGCTGGACCTGTCGTCGGCGCCCCTGGTCCCGACGGCCTCGCAGGAGCGGCGCGGCCCCCGGTTCCCCGCGTCGATGCCGGACGTCTGGGGCGCCGTGCCCCGCCGCAACACCCGCTTCACCGGCCGCGAACCGCTGTTCAACGAGGCGTACAGCACGCTGCAGCGCGCCGACCCGGGCGCCGGCGTGGTCACGTTCCACGGCATGTCCGGGGTCGGCAAGACCCAGCTCGCCGCCGAGTACGCGCACCGGTTCGGCTCGGAGTACGACGTGGTGTGGTGGGTGAACGCGGAGAAGCGGGTCACCTACCGGCGGCAGCTCGCGGAACTGGCGCCCAAGCTGGGCCTGCAGACCGGCCAGGAGTACGGCGAGCGGCTGCGCGCCGTCCGGGACGCGCTGCGCCGGGGCGATCCCTACTCGCGGTGGCTGCTCGTCCTCGACGGCGCGGACGAACCCGACCAGATCTGGGACCTCGTACCGACCGGTCCGGGCCACGTGATCATCACCTCCCGCAACCCCGAGTGGGGCGAGCACAACAGCCGGCTGCTGGAGGTCCCGGTCTACGCCCGCGACGAGTCGGTGGCCTTCATCCGCCGCCGCGCGCCACGGCTGACGGAACCGGACGCCGACCAGCTCGCCGAGGCCCTGGAGGACCTGCCGCTGCTGCTCGACCAGACGGCGGGCTGGCTCAACGACTCCGACCTGTCGGTGCGCGAGTACATCGCCCTGCTGGAGGGCGGCATCGACAGCGACGTCGTCAAGGTGTCGGCGGACTTCCCGCTCGCCTTCCAGACCGCCTGGTCGATACTGCTGAACAAACTCCGCGAGACCGTCCCCGCCTCGGTCGACCTGCTGCGCCTGTGCACCTTCTTCGCCCCCGGCTTCATCCCCGTACGGCTGCTGAAGGAGATGCCCGCCGACGAACTGCCCGAGCAGCTCGCCGGACTCCTCAACGACCCGCTGCTGTGGAACAAGGCGGTCAACCAGCTCCGCACGTACTCCGTGGTGCGCCTGGAGTCCCACGAGGCGTCCGTCGACGAGTCCGTCTCCGGCGGCGAATCGCTCTACCTGCACCGCATGGTCCACCAGATCGTGCACAAGGACATGCCGGACAGCGACCGGCGCGAGTTCGTCGAGGTGGTCCGCAGCGCCCTGGCCGCGGCCGACCCCCGCCGCCCCACCGACCCCGACCTGTGGCCCGGCTACGCCGAGATCGTGCCGCACCTGAAGTACGCCGACGTCCTGAAGAGCACGGACCGGCAGGTGCAGCGGCTGGTCTTCAACTGCCTGAGGTACATGTACTTCTCCGGGGAGTACCGGGCCGGGATCAAGCTCGGCGAACGGGCCCTGGAGTCCTGGCGCTCACTCCTCGGCGAGACCCACCCGAGGATCTGGGAGCTGATCTACCACTACACCAACCTGCTGCGCGCCGTCGGCGACTACGCGCGTACCGAGGCGCTCAGCCGCACCGCCGTCGACTACCTGCGCGAGGAGCGCGGACCGCACGACCTGGAGCATCTGCGCGCCGCCGCCGGGCTCGCCGGCGACCTGCGCGGCCTGGGCCGCTACGAGGAGGCGCTGGAGCTGTCCCAGTGGGTGCTGGCGGCCTACCGGGAGCTGCTCGGCGACCAGGACTCGCGCACCCTCAACGCCCAGAACAACCTGGCCGTCTCGCTGCGCCTGCTCGGCCGCTACGAGGAGACCCTGGAGGTCGAGCGGCAGACCATGGAGGCGCGCCGCCAGCTCCTGCGGCCCCGGCATCCGTGGGCGCTCAGCTCGGAGATCGCCTACGCCGTCGACCTGCGGCTGCTGGGCCGCTACGCCGAGGCCGAGTCCATCCAGCGGAAGAACGTCCGCGAGAACCGCATCGTGATGGGGCGCGACAATCCCCAGACCCTCCGGGCGGAGCACAACCTCGCGGTGTGCCGCTACCGCCTGGGCGACCGCGACCGCACCCGGGACCACGCCGACGAGCGGGAGGAACCGGGGCCGCTGCTCAGCAGCGTCCTGGAGCGCGGGGAACGCGTGCTCGGCGAGACCCACCCGCTGACGCTGATCTTCGCCACCAGTCAGAGCTGCTACGCCCGGGAACACGGCGACATCGACCAGGCCCGCGAACTGAGCGAGGCCATCGTCGCCCGCTACGAGGTGATGCTCGCCGCGGGCCATCCCTTCATCGCCGGCGCCCGCGCCAACCAGGCGCTGATCCTGCGCAACGTCGGGGAGCGGGAGCACAGCCACGCCCTGATCGAGCAGGCGCTGTCCGAGATGACCGAGGCCGTGGGGAGGGACCACCCCTGGACCCTCGGCTGCGCCCTGAACGCCTCCGCGCTGCGCAACCTCGTCGGCGACGTCGAGGGCGCCGCCGATCTCACCAGGGACACGGCCGCCCGGGCCATCGAGTCGCTCGGCCGCACCCACCCGCTGACGCTGTCCGCGCGCATCGCCCACGCGGCGGACCTCCGGGCCCTGCGGGACCGCCGGCAGGCCGAGAAGGTGGAGCAGGAGGCCCTGTCCGACTTCGACGCGACCCTGGGCAACCGGCACCCGCACACCGTCTCCGCCCGCGCCCGCACCCGCCCGCACTGGGACTTCGAACCCCAGATCACCTGA
- a CDS encoding aKG-HExxH-type peptide beta-hydroxylase: MFPPVPDRALLELARTEGGPDTLALLVRDQDTRRLLLLRAVLDAAEGADRTVCTPGQKARLREDWALLAAADRAGAPAPQDPRTGSPAPPPSPARARLFHPLTGPWARSCLRALDGGRRPVRDLAHFSALAAVAAARAGLPFTTRLTARDGVLALPSLGALHTAASGDAPVDVGYDGDRLTLRQHGAPDVTVHLESGVGAWSGALTWTPAHALPGLLPGSPPLPLDDLDPYRELPEGPRYGDAARPVTLDEAERKRWHQAWSGTAAALRSGGAHRLTETAALLRCLVPLEMPSDIGAGRGSCSATRREAFGALLSSTPPDPVTFAATLVHELQHAKLAALGDLVTLHQADAEPRYFAPWRPDPRPYDGLLQGTYSHLAMAAFHQRRALITRRPDREWAWAQYARYHAQVGAALPALVGSPDLTPRGRRFVDEMAATYERLAEHPAPRGHTARAQAYVKAARALWRQRHAPALPHPNE; encoded by the coding sequence ATGTTCCCACCGGTCCCCGACCGGGCCCTCCTCGAACTGGCCCGCACCGAGGGCGGCCCCGACACGCTGGCCCTCCTCGTACGCGACCAGGACACCCGGCGGCTGCTCCTGCTGCGCGCCGTGCTCGACGCGGCCGAGGGGGCCGACCGAACCGTGTGCACACCCGGACAGAAGGCCCGGCTGCGGGAGGACTGGGCCCTGCTCGCCGCGGCGGACCGGGCGGGGGCACCGGCCCCGCAGGACCCCCGTACGGGCTCCCCGGCACCCCCGCCGAGCCCCGCCCGCGCACGCCTCTTCCACCCGCTCACCGGCCCCTGGGCCCGCTCCTGCCTGCGCGCCCTGGACGGCGGCCGCCGGCCGGTCCGGGATCTCGCCCACTTCAGCGCGCTCGCCGCCGTCGCCGCCGCACGCGCCGGTCTGCCCTTCACCACCCGGCTCACCGCCCGCGACGGGGTGCTCGCCCTGCCCTCCCTCGGCGCGCTGCACACGGCCGCGAGCGGGGACGCGCCCGTCGACGTCGGCTACGACGGCGACCGGCTGACCCTGCGCCAGCACGGTGCCCCCGACGTGACCGTGCACCTGGAGAGCGGCGTCGGCGCCTGGTCCGGCGCGCTGACCTGGACCCCCGCCCACGCGCTGCCCGGACTGCTCCCCGGGTCCCCACCCCTGCCCCTGGACGACCTCGACCCCTACCGCGAACTGCCCGAGGGCCCCCGGTACGGCGACGCCGCCCGCCCCGTCACCCTCGACGAAGCCGAGCGCAAGCGGTGGCACCAGGCGTGGTCGGGCACGGCCGCCGCGCTGCGCTCGGGCGGTGCCCACCGCCTCACCGAGACCGCCGCGCTGCTGCGCTGCCTCGTCCCCCTGGAGATGCCGTCCGACATCGGCGCCGGACGGGGCAGTTGCAGCGCCACCCGGCGCGAGGCGTTCGGCGCCCTGCTCAGCAGCACCCCGCCCGACCCCGTGACCTTCGCCGCCACCCTCGTCCACGAACTCCAGCACGCCAAACTCGCCGCCCTCGGCGATCTCGTGACCCTCCATCAGGCCGACGCGGAACCCCGCTACTTCGCCCCGTGGCGCCCCGACCCCCGCCCCTACGACGGCCTGCTCCAGGGCACCTACTCCCACCTCGCGATGGCCGCCTTCCACCAGCGCCGGGCGCTCATCACCAGGCGCCCGGACCGGGAGTGGGCCTGGGCCCAGTACGCGCGCTACCACGCCCAGGTGGGCGCCGCGCTCCCCGCCCTCGTCGGCTCACCCGACCTCACACCGCGCGGACGGCGCTTCGTCGACGAGATGGCCGCCACCTACGAACGCCTGGCCGAACACCCGGCGCCCCGCGGTCACACGGCGCGCGCGCAGGCGTACGTCAAGGCAGCGCGCGCTCTGTGGAGGCAGCGTCATGCTCCCGCACTGCCGCATCCGAACGAGTGA
- a CDS encoding FxsB family cyclophane-forming radical SAM/SPASM peptide maturase, producing the protein MSGEAATDPHPALPGREARPADAVPFRQFIVKAHGRCNLACTYCYLYEGPDTTWRSRPAAAPDEVLDRTAARIAEHARTHGLTSLAVVLHGGEPLLAGAGTLARFTARVRERVPDGCAVHATVQTNGTLLTEERLGVLAGAGIRVGISLDGGTAAHNRRRVDHAGRPSWPAAARGARLTAARFPESYAGILTVVDPVLDPVGTYESLLALRPPALHLLLPHGNWSAPPPHLGGVRYGAWLCAVFDRWWAAGRREVRVRLFEECVALLLGLPANTEALGLAPFDAVVVETDGSIEQVDSLKSAYPGAAWTGLDVFHNRFDEALRHPGVAARQAGAAALAPQCRACPLLRVCGGGHYAHRYRAGHGFHNPSVYCADLQHFIRHVAARLARAAAPGPSPAPLPSTPSSALSSPPPFPPPPPSSSSSEGGTP; encoded by the coding sequence GTGTCGGGAGAAGCAGCCACCGATCCGCACCCCGCACTCCCCGGCCGGGAGGCACGGCCCGCGGACGCCGTTCCGTTCCGGCAGTTCATCGTCAAGGCGCACGGTCGCTGCAACCTGGCGTGCACCTACTGCTACCTCTACGAGGGCCCCGACACCACCTGGCGCTCCCGCCCCGCCGCCGCCCCCGACGAGGTCCTGGACCGCACCGCCGCCCGTATCGCCGAGCACGCGCGCACCCATGGGCTCACCTCCCTCGCCGTGGTCCTGCACGGGGGCGAGCCCCTCCTCGCGGGCGCCGGCACCCTCGCCCGCTTCACCGCCCGGGTCCGCGAGCGCGTCCCCGACGGCTGCGCGGTCCACGCCACCGTCCAGACCAATGGCACCCTGCTGACCGAGGAGCGCCTCGGCGTGCTGGCCGGCGCCGGCATCCGCGTCGGCATCAGCCTCGACGGGGGCACCGCCGCGCACAACAGGCGGCGCGTCGACCACGCGGGCCGCCCCTCCTGGCCCGCCGCCGCACGCGGTGCCCGCCTGACCGCCGCGCGCTTCCCGGAGTCGTACGCGGGCATCCTCACCGTCGTCGACCCGGTGCTCGACCCGGTGGGGACCTACGAGTCGCTCCTCGCCCTGCGCCCGCCCGCCCTCCACCTGCTGCTGCCGCACGGCAACTGGTCCGCGCCCCCGCCGCACCTGGGCGGCGTCCGCTACGGCGCCTGGCTCTGCGCCGTCTTCGACCGCTGGTGGGCGGCGGGCCGCAGGGAGGTCCGGGTGCGGCTCTTCGAGGAGTGCGTGGCGCTGCTGCTGGGCCTCCCGGCGAACACCGAGGCGCTGGGGCTGGCGCCCTTCGACGCGGTCGTGGTGGAGACCGACGGCTCGATCGAGCAGGTCGACTCGCTCAAGTCGGCCTATCCCGGCGCCGCGTGGACCGGTCTGGACGTCTTCCACAACCGCTTCGACGAGGCGCTGCGGCACCCCGGTGTGGCCGCCCGGCAGGCGGGCGCGGCGGCACTCGCCCCGCAGTGCCGGGCCTGCCCGCTGCTGCGGGTCTGCGGAGGCGGTCACTACGCGCACCGCTACCGCGCCGGGCACGGCTTTCACAACCCCTCGGTCTACTGCGCCGACCTCCAGCACTTCATCCGCCACGTGGCCGCCCGCCTCGCCCGTGCCGCGGCCCCCGGCCCCTCCCCGGCCCCCCTCCCGTCCACGCCGTCCTCCGCGCTCTCGTCTCCGCCCCCGTTCCCACCCCCGCCCCCGTCCTCGTCCTCGTCCGAAGGGGGCACTCCGTGA
- the fxsA gene encoding FxSxx-COOH cyclophane-containing RiPP peptide: MEARNESWAPAAPASCGEPPPVTPRPAEPLPDLLTLDLAELGTIEHPVLREVVGELRARAAEQSEMLWGFDNSF; this comes from the coding sequence ATGGAAGCACGGAACGAGTCCTGGGCGCCCGCAGCGCCCGCGTCCTGCGGGGAGCCGCCGCCGGTGACCCCGCGTCCCGCGGAGCCGCTGCCGGACCTGCTGACCCTGGACCTGGCGGAGCTCGGCACCATCGAGCACCCGGTGCTGCGCGAGGTGGTGGGCGAGTTGCGGGCCAGGGCGGCCGAGCAGAGCGAGATGCTCTGGGGGTTCGACAACTCCTTCTGA